A single window of Macaca mulatta isolate MMU2019108-1 chromosome 9, T2T-MMU8v2.0, whole genome shotgun sequence DNA harbors:
- the LOC716077 gene encoding ras suppressor protein 1-like gives MLGGSDGTDRPAWVQLIGVLFEQKHLVALEIHIYVSMVVPPNIAELKNLEVLSFLNNQIKELPTQISSHQKLKHLNLGMNRLNTLPRGFSSVPALEVLDLTYNNLNENCLPGNFFYLTTLCALYLSDNNLEILPPDIGKLTKMQTLNNRDNNLISLPKEIRELTQLKELHIQGNRLAILPPELAVASHVLDTADER, from the exons ATGCTGGGTGGTAGTGATGGCACAGACAGACCAGCTTGGGTGCAGCTGATTGGGGTGCTTTTTGAGCAAAAGCATCTTGTGGCCCTTGAG ATTCACATTTATGTTTCCATGGTGGTACCACCAAACATAGCAGAACTGAAGAATTTGGAAGTGCTCAgctttttaaataaccagatcaaGGAGCTGCCCACACAGATCAGCAGCCATCAAAAACTCAAACACCTGAACCTTGG CATGAACAGGCTGAACACTTTGCCACGAGGCTTCAGCTCCGTGCCAGCTCTTGAGGTTCTGGACTTGACTTACAACAACTTGAACGAAAATTGTCTTCCTGGAAACTTCTTCTACCTGA CCACCCTGTGTGCACTCTATCTGAGTGACAACAATTTGGAAATCCTGCCACCAGATATTGGGAAGCTCACAAAGATGCAGACA cTCAACAATAGGGATAACAACCTGATCTCACTGCCTAAGGAAATCAGGGAGCTTACCCAGCTTAAAGAGCTCCACATTCAGGGGAACCGCCTCGCCATTCTGCCCCCAGAGCTAG CTGTAGCGTCCCATGTCTTAGATACTGCTGATGAAAGATGA